The Gammaproteobacteria bacterium genome includes the window TTCTGCAGCAAGTCGTCCAGCTCAATGCCGTCGATAAGGTCCAGCGGGTCGAGCACGTTGCCCTTGGCTTTTGACATCTTTTGTCCGTCTTCATCGCGGATCAGGCCATGGATGTAGACCTCGCGGAACGGGACGTCGCCCATAAACTTCAGCCCCATCATGATCATCCGGGCGACCCAGAAAAAGATGATGTCGAAGCCGGTTACCAGCACAGACGTCGGGTAATAGGTGGCCAGTTCCGGCGTGCGCTGTGGCCATCCAAGGGTCGAAAAGGGCCACAGCGCCGAAGAAAACCAGGTGTCGAGCACATCCTCGTCCTGGCGCAGTGGCAGGTCGTCGGCCAGTCCGTTTCGGGCGCGGATTTCCTGTTCGTCGCGACCCACGTAGACATTTTCCTCGTCGTCGTACCATGCCGGAATACGATGACCCCACCACAGCTGGCGGCTGATGCACCAGTCCTGGATGTTGTACATCCAGTCGAAATAGGTTTTGGCCCAGTTGCCGGGTACAAAGCGAATATCGCCATTTTCCACGGCCGCAATTGCCGGCTTTGCCAGCGGTTCGGCACGGACGTACCACTGGTCAGTCAGGTACGGCTCGACCACCTCGCCGCTGCGGTCACCACGCGGCACCTTGAGCTTGTGTGGTTCGATTTTTTCCAGCAGTCCGAGCTGTTCAATATCTGTGACGATGCGGTCGCGCGCATCAAATCGTTCCATGCCGCGATAGGGTTCCGGCACCTGGTCGTTCAGTCTTGCATCATCGGTGAGGATGTTGATCATCGGCAGGGCATGGCGCTGGCCGATTTCATAGTCGTTAAAGTCATGGGCCGGTGTGATCTTCACGCAGCCACTGCCAAACTCCGGATCGACATAGTCATCGGCAATTATCGGGATCGTCCGCCCGGTCAGTGGCAACTCCACTTCTTTGCCGACCAGGTCGCGATAGCGCTCGTCGTCCGGGTGTACCGCCACCGCGGTATCTCCGAGCATTGTTTCCGGACGTGTTGTGGCGACAACCAGCCAGCGTGGTTCTGTCGCACCGCATAGCGGATAACGAAAATGCCAAAGCTTGCCGTCTTCCTCCTCGGACAGCACCTCGAGATCGGACAGCGCGGTGTGCAGCACCGGGTCCCAGTTGACCAGCCGTTTGCCGCGGTAAATGAGGCCGTCCTCGTGCAGCCGCACAAACACTTCGATGACGGCACGTGACAGGCCTTCATCCATCGTGAACCGTTCACGCGACCAGTCGACCGAGGCACCCAGTCGGCGCAACTGGTTGGAGATGGTGCCGCCGGAATGTTCCTTCCATTGCCAGACGCGCTCGAGGAACGCTTCGCGACCGAGCTCGCGCCGGGTTTTTCCTTCGGCATTAAGCTGGCGTTCGACCACCATCTGGGTTGCGATGCCGGCATGGTCAGTGCCCGGCTGCCACAGGGTGTCACGGCCGGTCATGCGGTGATAACGCGTAAGCGTGTCCATGATCGTGTCCTGGAACGCGTGACCCATGTGCAGCGTGCCGGTAACGTTTGGCGGCGGAATCATGATGCAGTAGGGGTCGCCCTTGCCGGAGGGCCTGAAATGGCCATTCCGCTCCCAGAACTGGTAGCAATCAGTTTCGATACGCGCCGGGTCGTAGGTCTTTTCCATCATCGGCGCAGTATACCGGCCCCGGCGCCGTCGGTGGTGGCGGCCAAAAGCCGGTGCCTAGCGGATATTGTGGGATTCGAGCTGGTAGCCGCGATCGCGGTAGAAACGGAAGCGCTCGCGACCGGCCTTGCGCCGATCGTCGTGATTGTCGACCAATTCGGCAACGCGCTCGAAGCGACTGAACCAGGTTGGCACCTCGGGGCTGAGGTTAATCAACAGGTCGAGCTCGGTGTCGGGTTCGCTGTCGTTGCCGATTAGCGCGGCGAGCCTCGCACTTTCAGCAGCCGGCGCAATCGCGTGTGGCAAAAAACTGATGTCGCGGAACGTCCACAGCAGCTCGTCCAGCCGGGCAGCCTGGTCTGGTGTTGCGGTGTTTATGAAACAGCGCATCCCGCGTCCCCACGCCTTGTCTACCAGCCGGCAGGCAAAGCGCTGCAGGCCGTCACCTGAGTCGTCATCGAGTATGTAGAAATCGACGCGAGTCACTCGGCACGTGCGCGATCGATCAGAAACTGTGACAACAAGCCAACCGGCCGGCCGGTAGCGCCTTTCTGGTCACCCGATTTCCAGGCGCTGCCGGCAATATCCAGGTGCGCCCAGTTCAGCCCGTCGGCAAATTTTTGCAGGAAGCAACCGGCGGTAATTGCACCGCCGGGTTTGCCGCCAACATTTGCGAAGTCTGCAAAGTTGCTCTTCAGGCTTTCTGCGTACTCGGGTGTGAGAGGTAACGGCCATGCAACATCACCGGCGCGACGGCCCGCATCCAGCAGCTCGTCTGCCAGATCCTGGTGCGGCGTCATCAGACCGCTGTGGTGGGCGCCAAGTGCAATGACGCAGGCGCCGGTTAGCGTGGCGATGTCGATGACAGTGTCCGGATTGAACTTGCGCGAATAAGTCAGGGCATCACACAGGATAAGCCTTCCTTCCGCATCGGTATTGAGAATTTCCACGGTTTGACCGGACATGGTTTCAACAATGTCGCCCGGGCGGGTGGCCGAACCGCTTGGCATGTTCTCGCAGGCCGGCACGATGCCAACGACATTGATCGGCAGACGCATCCTGGCCAGTGCGAGCATGGTGCCGAAAACGCTGGCGGCGCCACACATGTCGAATTTCATTTCGTCCATCGCGGCCGCCGGCTTGATGGATATGCCGCCGGTATCAAACGTGATGCCTTTTCCGACCAGTGCAATGGGCGCATCGTCGCCCCCACCGGAGTATTCCATCACTATAAGCTGTGGCGGTGCGTCGGCACCGGCAGTTACGCTGAGAAATGCGCCCATACCATGGCGTTTCATCGCCGCGCGATCCAGGACTTTTGTCGTAACGCTCTTGTAGCGTTTCGCCAACTGGCGACCGGTATCGGCCAGGTGTGCGGGCGTGCAGACGTTGGCCGGGCGATTACCGAGAGTGCGCGCCAGCGCAACACCCGCATTAATCGCAGCGGCGTCTTTCAATGCGCGGTCCATCTCGGTTGCCGCATTGCGATCTGCTCCCGCGACGCCGAGTTTCTTGAGTTTGGGTCGCTTGTCTTTTTTCGACTTGAGTTCATCGAAGCGGTAGAAGGCGCTGTCAAAGTCATGCGCGGTCAGTCGCGCAACAGCGTAGCCATCGAGTCCGTCAACTGTTTCCCGTGTCAGAAAGCTGATGGCGCTGGCCGCTCCGGTCTTCGCCAGTGCTGCAGCCGCTGCGGCATTGGCAGAGCGCAACTGGCGGGCGCCGAATTCTTTCTTTTTACCCAGGCCCACGAGCAGCACACGTTTGCACGACACACCCGGTAGCCGGCCGAGCAGCAACGTAGCGCCGGGTCTGCCGTCGATGTCGCCGCTGCTGATAGCTGCTGAAACTGCCTTGCCTGAAGCGACATCGAGGGCGGCTGCATCTGCACTGAGACGGCGAGCCTGATAGATGCCGACGATGGCGCAGTCGGTACGTTGCCGCGCCGGGCCGGCGCTGGTCGTATGAAAATCCATTGAATCTCCCGGGGTGGTACGAGTGGCGGCCTTCAGGCCGTCGTACAATGGCGCCGTAGTTTACAGTAAGGCCCTTTCCTGTGGAACCTGGCTTTTGCGCTCGATAATCAACAAGTATCTGACCCGCGAGGTTTTCTCCGCATGGCTGGCGGTTACGGTCGTGCTGCTGTTTATCCTGCTCAGCAACCAGTTTGCACGGGTGCTGGGCGATGCGGCGGCGGGCAAGCTGCCGCGCGACGCAGTATTCCAGATCATCGGGCTGACCTCGATTACCTACCTGACGGTGCTGGTACCGGTCAGCTTGTTTCTTGCGGTGATGCTGGCACTGGGCCGCCTGTACATGGACAGCGAGATGTCGGCCATAAATGCCTGCGGCATTGGCCCGCTGCGGGTCTACCGCGCTGTATTTGTCGTTTCACTGATCCTGACGATGTTGCTGGCATGGTTGTCGATGTATGCATCACCATGGGCCGCGCGACAGGCACAGGTGATTACGGAAAAGTCAAAACAGCAGGCCGGGCTCGGCGCACTGGAGCCGGGCCGTTTTCGTTCGGATAACGGCGTTGTGTTTTATGCCGAGCGGGTCGACGAAGACGGCGTCATGCGTAATGTATTCCTGCAGCGTCGACGCGGGCAGAGCATTGAGGTCGCCGTCGCAGAGTCTGGGCAGGTAATCCGCAATGCAGACGAGACAACCGTGCTGTTGCGCAACGGTCGTCGCTACGAAGGAGAGCCGGGCACCGTCAATTTTCGAATCGTCCGGTTTGGCGAGCACGGTATTCCCGTTGCCCGCAGAGAGGCGTCGGCGACGGCGCTCGAGCGGGAGGCATTGCCCACCAGCCAGCTGCTCGGCTCCAGCAGGCCTGCCGATGCCGCGGAACTGCACTGGCGTATCGCGGCGCCGATAAGCGCGATGCTTTTGGGCTTGCTTGCGGTGCCACTGGCGCGTACGCGGCCGCGTCAGGGCCGGTACGGCAGGCTGGCAATAGGCGTGGCGGTGTACCTGGTTTACGCAAACCTGCTCGGTGCGGCGCAGGTCTGGATCCAGCAGGGCAAACTTCCGCCGCTGGTCGGAATGTGGCCGGTGCATGCACTGCTGGCTGCAGCTGCCGGGGTGCTGTACTGGCGTGAGTTGCGGCTGCGCAAACCAAAACGGGTGGCTGTATGAGTACGCTGGACCGCTACATCCTCGGGGCAGTAATCCGCGGGACATTGATGGTGCTGCTCGTGCTGCTGGCACTCAATTCTTTCGTGAGTTTTATCAGCCAGGTCGACAATGTCGGGCAGGGTAGCTACCAAACAGCCGATGCCATCGCCTTTGTCGCGTTAAATTTGCCGTCGATGACCTACTGGATGCTGCCAATTGCGACACTGCTTGGTGCGTTGCTGGGACTTGGCAACCTTGCGTCGCACAGCGAACTGATCGTCATGCGCGCAGCCGGCGTGTCACCGTGGCGGCTTGCCCGCAGCGTGATGCTGGGTGGCATCGCCATCGTGTTGCTAGCGGTTGCCCTCGGTGAGCTGATAGCGCCGCCGGCCGAACAATACGCCAAGCGGCACCGGACCATGGCGCTGCACAACCAGTTGAGCATGGCGCAAGGTCAGAGTGGCTGGATTCGCGATGGCAACGTGGTCATCAACATCGAGCAACTGATGGAAGGTGATCGCGCAGGTGGTATCTACGTTTTTACCTTTGATGAAGAGCGCCGTTTGCAAAGCGTGGTGCAGGCACGCAGCGCCAGCTTTGACGAGCAGGGTCGCTGGTTACTGGATGATTCGCGCAAGACGGAATTTCTCGACGATCGGCTGCAGGCTGAGAAAAAGTCACGGCTGGCGCAGCAAACGGCATTGAGCCCCGGGCTGCTTGGGCTCTCTGTTGTAGACCCGGACAGCCTGGCCAGCCGGGGGCTGTATGCCTATATCAACTATCTGCGCACCAACGGGCTGGATGCTGACAGATATATCATGGCGTTCTGGTCACGAATCGCCACGGTGGTATCTATTGTGGTGATGGCCATGCTGGCCCTGCCGTTTGTTTTTGGTCCGTTACGCAGCACGGGTACCGGCCAGCGCATGTTTATGGGCATCCTTATCGGCGCGGGCTATTTCCTGATAAATCGCCTGGTAGCCAACAGTGGTGCAGTGCTGGGCCTGGATCCGGCACTGACGGCCTGGTTGCCTACCATTACATTGCTGGGGATCACGCTGGCGGCGTTGGCCCGGGTGCGTTGATACCACCGGTCCATTCCAGCCGGGTACCCGACAACAAGTCGTGCCAGCCGCGTTTTTCGCGATCGATCAGCACCCACCAGAATCCGAGCCCTGCCGCAAGCCACGACACTGCTGCCAGCAGGGCCCGCCATATTGCTTGCAGAAATGTCACTGTGTCGCCGTTGGCGGCAACAACATGAAGGCGCCACGCAACCATGCCGATGGTCTGGCCGCCAAATCGCCAGAAACCCGCATAGTAGGCCAGCGCTATAGACGCCACATAGCCCTGGTACCACAGCGTGCCAGGCTCGATAGCATTGCCGCGGGTGAAAAGCAGTGCTGCTGCCGTCGCCGCGATTAAAACCGCCGCCAGAATCAGCGTGTCATAACAGATCGCGGCCAGCCGGCGCAGCAAACCGGGCGGCGTGGTGTTTGTCACCGCGCGCGCCGCAGCAGCAGGGCTGTTGCCAGTAGCCACAGTGCATTGCCGCCGCCACCGGATGGCGCTTGCGGCGGGGTCGGTGCGGGTGCAGGCGGGGCAGGGGCCGGGGCAGTCGCAGCGCGAAACGCACTGCAGGTGGGTTGTTGGCCCGCCGGGGCGGCAGCGTCCGGGTCGTTCGCAAAATAAATCACAAAAGAACAATTGGCACCACCCACATCACCGGGCTGCAGTGCCGAGTCTTCATAGCCATTCCAGTACCCGCTGTTCCAGTCCACCGGTGTCGCCGGGTTTGCATCCAGCTGCATTTGCGCGAAATCCGTCAGTGCAAGTTGCACGGTTGCAGCTGTGGGCGTGGAGGCCGACGCTGGCGTTTGCGACCACGGCAGCTCTACCGAGAACGCATCACCACGCCAGTTCTGGTAGCCATCGGGTGCGCCACCCGGCTGGTCCAGCCAGCTGCTGGACGTCACATCGGCAAAAAAGGCGATCGCAGAGTCGGTAGTCGCCATTTCGAGCTGTTCTGCGCTGCTTGCCTGGCCAGGATAATCAGCTGGCAAATCGTTTGAGTCGAACCAGCGCATCGGCTTGGAAAATCCAACCCAGATGCGGTGATCTTCCGCTGGCACCAGCGCGCGCGACACATCGACCTGGAGTCGGCGACTGTCGCCGTCGGCCAGCCATCTTGCATCGTAGACAACCTCGTCACGTGTCAGGTTTTTGATTTGTATTGCGTTGACAAAGGGTGGCCCGGCCTGGCGGTAAAAGCCGAGCAGGTGAGTCCGCGCCATTTCATCGCGCACTCGTGCGATCTCACCGTCCGGCAGGACAAAGCCACTGTGTGAAACGCCGCTTCCGCCATAATCCTGGCCGCCATTACGCGGTTCGACTTCCAGTGTCCAGGCCGGGATCTGGAATTCGTAGGCGAAGTAGTCTGCGACTGTTCCAATGCCCAGCGAGCCGGCCGGATCCGGGCCATAGCGATACTTGAAACCGGTGACAGCGCGCATGCGGTTAGCAAGGTCGGCGGTAATTGAATCGCGTCGCGTGTTGCCGGTTTGTGGCGTGAAATAGATTTGCGTAAAGGAATGGACGTCGATGCCCAGACGCAGCCGATCAGCTGGCCCCAGCTGCGTTGCAGCGCGCAGGGCCTGGATCTCCGGCTCGGATGATGCAGCGCTGCCACGATAAACCAGGCTGATACTGTTGTTGCTGGACCCGCCGTTCAGGGCAAAACCGTAGACGCTGTTGCGGTTGAGGTCGACGCCAAAAAAACTGTCGTCCGTAGTATCGAGGTCTTCATCAACCAGACTGCCCGCCGGTCTGCGCATATTCTTGCGCCGCATGCGCCCGTCACGCGGCTGGCGAAAATCGGCTGTCACCCGGGTAGGAAAGTTCTGTGTCTGGATAAAGCCATCAATATTCAGGACCGGGATCAGAACCACATTGAAATTGTCATGCAGGAACTGGCCAATGCTGCCGTCCCCTGACAGCTCGACCAGCTGCTCGAAAATTTCGGTGACCACCTCCGGTGACTGCCATTCACGCGCATGAATGCCACCATTAATGATTGCGGCGCCTTCCAGGCTGCCGTCGGCCGAGACGTTATCCGGATCGCCCAGCACATAGGCCCAGATGTCGCGACCTGAACGGGTCTGCCCGACAATTTGCCCCGCAACCGAGGGTTCGGTCAGCAACAGGTCCTGGTGGCGTGCGTACAGCGCGCCGTAGCTGCGAAACCCGCTGACTGCGGTTAGTGAATCGACCGGTATCGGCGGCGCATAGCCCAGCGCGAGATTACCGCTGCTGTTGTCGTTTTCCGTGTAGACAAACTGGGAGTCGCGACAGGCCGGATCGTCCGGGTTACTGATAGTGCCGCTCTGGTCAAACTGGCAAACCGCGTTTGCGGTCACCGGCAGCAATAGCAAAAGCAACGCAACGCGTGATCTCATCGCTTATCCCGGCTATTGCCCGCCAGCTGCAGCGCCAGCCGGGCGCGTTGTTGCAACCACCAGTTATCGGTTTGTCCGGCAATGGCCTCAAGCCGGGCCAGGGTATGACGGTTTGCCTCACGCGCCAGGATGGCGGCCGCGGTTGCGCCCAGGGTGCGATCCGCCAGCAGGCGCCACATCAACTCGTCTGCCGCTGCCAGCTGCGGGCGCAGGCGGCCGATCGCGAATGCGGCGGCAGAGGCTATTTCCGGTCGCTGCAGGGCTGTTTTCAGGACCGCCAGCGCCGCTGGCGCATCGAGGGTCTTTGTGAGTCTGTTCAGCGCGCTGATGGCAACATCACTGCGGCTTTGCGCTAGGACCTTGACGTATAAATTGCTATCGGCAAGAGCGTGGGCAAATTCGGCTGCCAGTGCGCCATCATCGTCGCCGAGGCGTGCCTCGACTTCATGGGAAAATACCGGCAGGTATTTTGCAGGCATCGCTCTGACCGCATCGATTATTCCCGCGCGGGTTGTTGCACCGCCGGCAAAATAATTATCCAGAAGTTGTTGATCACCTGAGCGGGCGTGACGCAATGCAGCCCGGCCGGCATTGCGCCGATCCCACTCGCGCAATGCGAACCTGGCAGCTGCTCCGACATCGGACTGAGGAACCATGGCATTGCCTTCCTCATGCCTGACAAAAACCTGCGGCGGCCGCAGTGCAAGCTGTTCCAGCAGCTGCCGGGCGTCGATGGTTTCTTCCTGCCGGCCCAGCTGCTGCACCAGTTGCCACAGCCGGGTCTCGGAATCGACCGAGACCTCGGCCTTTGCCGCCAGCGCCGCAGCGCGGGCCACAGGCGCAACTTCCGCCCTTGCCACAAGGCATGTCGGCAGGAAGAGCGCGAGGATCAGTATTCGAAAAAGCACTGTTGCATGGCCCACAGGTGGTTGGATTGCCTGCGCGTGGCCAGGTTCAATGCCGGATTGGCGCTCCCTACGGGACTCGAACCCGTGTTCCCGCCTTGAGAGGGCGATGTCCTGACCGCTAGACGAAGGGAGCTGGCCTTGCCCGCTGTGGAATGGCCCGACGCGGTGAGGGTGCTATTATACGGACCGTTTTGGGCCGGCTCCAGACAATTATTTCCGTCAAACAAAGGCTTCCGGAGGTACTCTGAAAGAGCCTCATATCATCCCGCGATCCGAACACACGGTTTCACGCGCCAGTTTTTCACGTAACGCCCTGAAGGTGCTCAATCGGCTGCACCGGGCCGGCTTCCAGGCATTCCTGGTCGGCGGGGCAGTTCGTGACCTGCTGCTGGGGCATGAGCCAAAAGACTTCGACGTGGCCACTGATGCCCATCCGGACGACGTGCGTGACCTGTTCCGCAACTGCCGTCTCATCGGCCGCAGGTTTCGCCTCGCGCATGTCCACTTCGGCCGCGACATTATCGAAGTAGCGACTTTTCGCGGTGACGGCGAAGTGGGTGTGGAAACCGACGCCGCTGGCCGGATCCTGCGTGACAACATTTACGGCAGTATCGGCCAGGATGTGTGGCGTCGTGATTTCACCGCAAACGCGCTGTACTACAACATCGCCGATTTTTCGATCTGGGATTACACAGGCGGGATGAAGGATGTCGCGGCCGGCGTGCTGCGAATGATCGGCGATGCCGAAGAGCGTTATCGTGAAGATCCGGTGCGCATGCTGCGTGCCGTGCGATTCAGTTCGAAGCTGGGTTTCGACATGCATCCCGACACGGCAGCGCCGCTGACCGTGCTGGCGCCAGCGCTGGGTGATGTGCCACCGGCGCGGCTGTTCGAAGAAGCGATCAAATTGTTTATGTCAGGGTCGGCACAGCGTGCCTTCGACCTGCTGGGGCGATACGGTTTGCTGCAGCACCTGTTTCCGGCAACCGTCGCCGTCATGGAAATGGAAGGGGCGGCTTCATTTCGGCAGTTGTTGACACAGGCATTGGAAAACACTGATGAACGTTTTGCCGTGGGCAAATCGATTACGCCGGTGTTTATGTACGCCGTCATGTTGTGGGGGCCGGTTACACAGCGCGTAGCGGCGATCCGCAATGAGCGGCATGGCGATGTGTTCTGGCTCCATCGCGCCACGGACGAGATCCTGAGCGAGCAGCAGGAGCATGTGGCAATCCCGCGCCGCCTGGGTGCTCCGATCAGGGAGATCATCTGCCTGCAGGCGCGTTTCTCTCGTCGTTCCGGGAAGCGTGCGCTCGGCCTGCTGGATCATCCGCGTTTTCGTGCGGCCTATGACCTGATGCTGTTGCGAGTGGCAGCCGGCGAAGAGGATCCTGATCTGGCGCAGTTCTGGACCGAGCTGCAGACAATGAGTCCTGACGAGCAGGCCGAAGCGGTAAACATTTCGCCCCAGGGCGGCTCACGCCGACGGCGTCGTGGCCCGCGTCGCCGCCGACCGCGTGGTGACCAGGTACCCGATGCAGGCTGAGCGCTGGTTACCGGCCTACATCGCCCTCGGCAGCAACCTCGATGATCCGCAGCAGCAGGTGGCACGGGCGCTGTCAGCGCTGGCGGGGCTGGAGCAGACTGTGCTGGCGGCACAATCGTCCCTTTATATCTCGGCACCGCTGGGACCGGCGGAACAGCCGGATTATGTCAATGCAGTCGCGGCAATGCTGACGCAACAGGCGCCGCTGTCACTCATGACCGCGCTGCTGGCGATTGAAAAGCAGCATGGCAGGATACGCGGTACGGAAAAATGGGGCCCGCGGACAATTGATCTGGACCTCCTGCTCTACGGTGATACGGTACGTGAGGGGGAGGAGCTGACGCTGCCACATCCGCGTATGTGCGAGCGGGTATTCGTGCTGCAACCCCTGACTGAACTGGCTCCGGCACTGCGTCTGCCTGACGGGCGCCGGGTGGCCTCGGTACTGCGGCATCTGGACAGCACCGGGCTGCGGCGGTTGTAAGGCGGGAAACGACTTAGAATTATGTGGCAACCGAAATACATCGCCGTTGAGGGCCCGATCGGCGTCGGCAAAACGACGCTGGCCAGCCGGCTTGCTGCCAGTTTTGATGCCGAGCTGGTGCTGGAAGAGCCGCAGGATAACCCGTTCCTCGAGCGCTTCTACCGTGATCCGCGCCGTTACTCATTACCGACCCAGCTTTATTTTATTTTTCAGCGGGCACGCCAGTACCAGGCCATGCGCCAGGCCGACATGTTCGAACCGGTGCGGGTAACAGATTTCCTGCTGGAAAAAGACCGCCTGTTCGCGCAGCTGAATCTGGACGACGACGAGCTGGCGCTTTACGACCTGGTGTACGAAAAACTGGCAATAGACGCGCCGGTCCCGGATCTGGTGGTCTACCTGCAGGCGCCGGCCGAAATTCTGCTCAAGCGTATAGCAACGCGTGGTATTGGCTACGAACAGGGTATTACACGCGAGTACATGGAGCGTGTCAGTGAAGCGTACGCCCGCTTTTTTCATCATTACGACCGTAGCTCATTGCTGATCGTCAACACCGGGCAGATCGACCTGGTTAATACTGACAGCGGCTATGCCACGCTGCTGGAGCAGTTGCGCGGGCTGCGTCCGGGTCGGCATTTTTTCAATCCTGGTCCCGCCGAATTCAACTAAGGGGATAGCGATGTATCAACACCTCGGAAAACGGGCGCAGGAAACGCCGCCGGTCACGCTGTCATCTTTGCGAGAAATGAGGGCAACCAGCGAACCCATCAGTTGCATCACTGCTTACGATGCCAGTTTTGCCGCGCTGGTCGATCTGGCAGGCGTTGACGTCGTGCTTGTTGGCGATTCACTCGGGATGGTCATCCAGGGACACAACACTACTGTGCCGGTAACCATGGATGCGATGGTCTATCATTCGGCAGCAGTGGCGCGTGGCCTGTGGCGCCCCTTTCTGATCACCGACATGCCGTTTATGAGCTATGCCACCCGCGACCAGGCGCTGCGCAATGCTGCCCGGCTGATGCAGGAAGGTGGCGCAAAGATGGTCAAGCTCGAAGGCGGCGTCAATCAGCTGAACGTCGTGCGAGCGCTGGCTGCCAACGACATCCCGATTTGTGCCCACATCGGGCTGACCCCGCAGTCGGTGCACAAGATTGGCGGGTTCAAGGTGCAGGGCCGCGACGCCGCAGCTGCCCAAGG containing:
- a CDS encoding deoxynucleoside kinase; translated protein: MWQPKYIAVEGPIGVGKTTLASRLAASFDAELVLEEPQDNPFLERFYRDPRRYSLPTQLYFIFQRARQYQAMRQADMFEPVRVTDFLLEKDRLFAQLNLDDDELALYDLVYEKLAIDAPVPDLVVYLQAPAEILLKRIATRGIGYEQGITREYMERVSEAYARFFHHYDRSSLLIVNTGQIDLVNTDSGYATLLEQLRGLRPGRHFFNPGPAEFN
- the panB gene encoding 3-methyl-2-oxobutanoate hydroxymethyltransferase, translating into MYQHLGKRAQETPPVTLSSLREMRATSEPISCITAYDASFAALVDLAGVDVVLVGDSLGMVIQGHNTTVPVTMDAMVYHSAAVARGLWRPFLITDMPFMSYATRDQALRNAARLMQEGGAKMVKLEGGVNQLNVVRALAANDIPICAHIGLTPQSVHKIGGFKVQGRDAAAAQGMIDDARALEDAGADIVLLECIPNELGKAISETLEVPVIGIGAGPDVDGQILVLYDILDITLGRTPRFVRNFMEGAKDCSDAVHRYVAAVKDRSYPAPEHCFG